A single window of Anopheles moucheti chromosome 2, idAnoMoucSN_F20_07, whole genome shotgun sequence DNA harbors:
- the LOC128299635 gene encoding LOW QUALITY PROTEIN: ral guanine nucleotide dissociation stimulator-like 1 (The sequence of the model RefSeq protein was modified relative to this genomic sequence to represent the inferred CDS: inserted 2 bases in 1 codon) — translation MAGGTLRCFCPCKGTISKLMGRKYAATSKEVQSQRTTKWYVKPTWRLWGEEREENAIYTVYLKKVRYHRPTPSASSQDSDDEISHLEWETVRVRFVKAATLSRLVDALATDDGELESTFVNVFLNTYRTFAQPEKVLELLLDRYEKLHAEPALLQPESLSDQHKKTLVSVLHVWLDGFPEDWDTDNLQRLLAFTSKRLPKSEIHMKALNRXKRLASFFPFGITRQLGTFASPFRRFTHRLDKYSRIPPPLPWSNDYHDFADQFGGLCLTPAFRGPPSHLLNSYRFPNIPVKHFAEQLTRMDMELFKRLIPHQCLGAIWSNRDKHESSSVLATVTQFNAVSFRVISSILIEPRLKPQERALLISTWIDIAQELRLLKNFSSLKAIISGLQSNAVYRLSKTWAVLPRDKLELYNELARIFSEDNNAWAQREVLMREGTAKFADTVGENDRHLQKVFQKQNTLISHGTIPYLGTFLTDLTMIHAAIPDTLQDGLINFDKRRKEFEVLAQIKLLQGAANTYHLPDDPLFDRWFASLLVLDEREAHTLSCSLEPAPEMTKRPPAQHPGGGAGGGGGGGGTPGHKKSDSIASNSSSGAGSQFYCDINSTSNASSRNNSLDRDATPPNASILSAASSVSSLSMDSTTSGSQRSNHNGGVGSVRTPQSNRSQSNGTVANRSANGGARDLETPIINGQLVQNSPLKSSSPDFYIIKVTYETEQVELDGIVLYKSIMLANNERTPQVIRNAMLKLGLEGDPDRYTLAQVLPDKELLLPNNANVYYAVNTAYNLNFILRPKKDTTGSSSSVPSSTGRP, via the exons CAAGATTCCGACGATGAAATATCGCACCTGGAGTGGGAAACCGTACGGGTGCGGTTCGTCAAGGCGGCTACCTTATCGCGGCTGGTCGATGCCCTCGCGACCGACGACGGCGAGCTCGAGAGCACGTTCGTGAACGTGTTCCTGAACACCTACCGCACCTTTGCCCAGCCGGAAAAGGTGCTggagctgctgctcgaccggtACGAGAAGCTGCACGCCGAGCCGGCACTACTGCAGCCCGAGTCCCTATCGGACCAGCACAAGAAAACTCTAG TCTCTGTTCTTCACGTGTGGCTCGATGGGTTCCCCGAGGATTGGGACACGGACAACTTGCAACGATTGCTAGCATTCACCTCAAAGCGTTTGCCAAAATCGGAAATACATATGAAAGCTTTAAATAG TAAGCGATTAGCgtcttttttcccttttggaATTACTCGccaacttggaacttttgcaTCTCCCTTCCGCAGGTTTACACATAGGTTAGATAAGTACAGTAGAATACCACCACCGCTGCCATGGTCCAACGATTATCACGATTTCGCCGACCAGTTCGGTGGGCTCTGTCTGACACCCGCATTCCGTGGTCCACCGTCCCACCTGCTTAACTCGTACCGCTTCCCCAACATTCCGGTGAAACACTTTGCCGAGCAGCTGACCCGCATGGACATGGAGCTGTTCAAGCGGCTCATACCGCACCAGTGTCTCGGTGCGATCTGGTCTAACCGGGACAAGCACGAGAGCAGTTCGGTGCTGGCAACGGTCACCCAATTCAATGCGGTCTCGTTTCGCGTCATCTCGAGCATACTGATCGAGCCGCGGCTAAAGCCACAGGAACGGGCCCTGCTCATCTCGACGTGGATAGACATTGCGCAGGAGTTGCGATTGCTGAAGAACTTCTCCTCGCTGAAAGCGATCATCTCCGGTCTGCAATCGAACGCAGTCTACAGACTATCGAAGACGTGGGCCGTATTGCCACGGGATAAG TTGGAGCTTTATAACGAGCTGGCGCGGATATTCTCCGAAGACAATAATGCGTGGGCACAGCGGGAGGTGCTGATGCGCGAGGGAACGGCCAAGTTTGCGGATACCGTCGGCGAGAACGATCGGCACTTGCAGAAGGTGTTCCAGAAGCAGAACACGCTCATCAGCCACGGAACGATACCGTACCTTGGCACATTCTTAACCGATCTGACCATGATCCATGCTGCCATTCCGGACACGTTACAGGACGGATTGATTAATTTCGACAAGCGTCGGAAAGAGTTCGAGGTGTTGGCACAGATCAAGCTTCTACAAGGAGCCGCTAATACGTACCACTTGCCGGACGATCCACTGTTCGATCGATGGTTCGCGTCGTTGCTTGTGTTGGACGAACGAGAAGCACACACGCTGAGCTGTTCGCTAGAGCCGGCGCCTGAAATGACTAAGCGACCACCAGCACAACATCCTGGTGGTGGcgcaggaggaggaggaggaggtggaggAACTCCGGGACATAAGAAGAGCGATTCGATAGCGTCGAACTCAAGCAGCGGAGCAGGTTCCCAGTTCTACTGTGATATTAACAGCACATCAAACGCAAG TTCACGCAACAACTCCCTCGATCGTGATGCTACTCCACCGAATGCTTCGATCTTGTCAGCCGCTAGTAGCGTCTCGTCGCTATCGATGGACTCCACCACGTCCGGCAGTCAACGTTCGAACCATAATGGAGGTGTTGGCAGTGTGCGGACTCCACAGTCAAATCGATCGCAATCCAACGGTACGGTGGCGAACCGAAGCGCTAACGGTGGTGCCCGAGACCTCGAAACACCCATCATCAACGGGCAGCTGGTGCAAAACTCGCCGCTCAAGAGTAGCTCACCCGACTTCTACATCATCAAGGTGACGTACGAGACGGAACAGGTCGAGCTGGACGGAATCGTGCTGTACAAGAGCATCATGCTTGCGAACAACGAACGTACGCCGCAGGTCATCCGGAACGCGATGCTTAAGCTCGGCCTTGAAGGTGATCCAGATCGCTACACCCTGGCACAGGTGCTCCCCGACAAAGAATTGCTGCTTCCGAACAATGCAAACGTGTACTACGCAGTCAACACTGCGTACAACCTGAATTTCATCCTGCGACCGAAGAAGGACACTACGGGTAGTAGCTCCTCGGTGCCGAGTTCCACCGGTCGTCCCTAG
- the LOC128299634 gene encoding proprotein convertase subtilisin/kexin type 5-like: MSILTGTLVSLLISFQFASQASVNQCLVCDSSQVGCAEGSQQYIRTCPDGSDACFTSVTNGVLLRGCLSQVTGSEGQQDCTAEEGRACVSCAENGCNIVRWLQCAHCDDAGPDKCADRQLVTFCPQYRSTDRCYETVGGAGFNTISKGCESTLALINKTCDQIEQCNIIGRDNSNCSIEISLKTPVQCLVCSSENDANEECINGTVPAQNCSQEEDVCFTRIKGNTLERNCLSTLPPPEQDVCTSEDSSCITCSDAGCNIDRLLKCVQCKKSDNIECIDLVISSTLKSTFCPKFLPDARCFSRILADDLERGCSSDSTAICEGNNRCLSCDTDGCNVESETYLNNVAACFRCTSNNGDSVDCDEVFLAAEECDRLEDSCFTRVQGDILERNCLSTLAEEDQQKCLNEGDTSCYSCSGHGCNQYPRLRCFRCSSVLDPRCAALEETDLSSTFCDSFLPDDRCYARIVDQKVERGCEVDLHNNGEDVCAGDPMCFACHSSGCNDVDESELKSMARCITCSSDRDGEECDKAAIEAERCDRLDDVCFTRVIDENLERGCLSTLVGNEQTNCRDEADTTCITCQSPSCNNQLWLKCLNCKKSDNPGCSDPVSVSEHQEFASFCTKFDENAACYARITGEDLDRGCSVELSNPSEVCKDTVACETCTTDSCNVQSEESLMSFSKCVQCTSGDVSNDCNDQLPESTKCPEKSDKCFTRVFDGILTRNCLSLLEATEQLKCTDPEDLSCIVCETPGCNQNRWTKCHQCDQSSSDRCESEQSEGDAELCKYYNADEECYSKLDQNNQLTRGCLSDVGTKEELCVDAKSCITCKGDSCNKAPESSLVHVKCQQCTSTDDECLNGTIQSKPCPLQDDRCYTTVNGDKLLERGCLSMLSEGMQAICTDESDQSCIVCSEDGCNELQWTRCYRCNSSASDDSCDHKLMPALVEFCPSYHESALCYAAIEEGSVTRDCTNEAANICDGNNRCVACKNVGCNDLPKEELSSVHTCYQCRSDVEDCDHLQEYVHECSERYDLCYTRVDDQLILHRGCLSDIDAVGCDNSEHCLSCPDKNCNNAPWAKCFQCSNSTSEKCSDKQTFDDNLKYCQQYARHGECYTVIDPTQFRRGCSSDLVDMTCDVSEDCVPCKGDGCNRNSLKSYLYPAHCLRCHSDMHIGCINGTAPSVACEDPDDVCFYRRASTKAIYRGCLSELTATDQRICQSSTSVACHTCDANGCNTPKWRSCYKCSSLVDGSCALAQTNNSFLEFCLKIDDDCYEDNNQGEIHRGCGRHYCANKKLCVECTSDACNSQPESTLEPARCLVCESSDPFCANATSMDQYCHYLDELCYTLLRADGILERGCFSKVDESYKSACLNETDPSCMLCNESSCNHDPWLQCVQCRSLELDQYCSRETSLLKSHFCPRFQRNDRCFAKEVQGIVMRGCQSDFSTQLDPCEGLDKKNCYTCNSDHCNVKSLNGVDRLASQEKLTLVVLVLLHGFAIWY; encoded by the exons ATGAGTATACTAACCGGAACTCTTGTGAGCTTACTGATCTCTTTCCAGTTCGCATCTCAAG CTTCCGTAAATCAATGTTTGGTTTGTGACTCTAGCCAGGTGGGATGTGCCGAAGGTTCGCAACAGTACATTCGAACCTGTCCCGATGGAAGTGATGCCTGTTTTACAAGTGTGACCAATG GAGTGCTATTACGGGGGTGCTTATCACAAGTGACTGGCAGTGAAGGGCAGCAGGACTGTACCGCGGAAGAAGGCCGTGCATGTGTGAGCTGTGCTGAAAATGGGTGCAACATTGTGCGATGGCTTCAATGTGCGCACTGTGATGATGCTGGTCCGGATAAGTGTGCCGATAGGCAACTCGTTACCTTTTGTCCTCAATATCGATCCACAGATCGGTGTTATGAGACAGTTGGAGGTGCTGGATTTAACACAATCTCAAAGGGTTGTGAATCTACGTTAGCACTTATAAACAAGACCTGCGACCAGATAGAACAATGCAACATTATCGGAAGAGATAACAGCAACTGTAGTATTGAAATATCTCTGAAGACACCAGTGCAGTGCTTAGTGTGCTCCTCAGAAAATGATGCAAATGAAGAATGTATTAACGGTACTGTACCAGCTCAGAACTGTTCTCAGGAAGAGGATGTTTGTTTTACACGAATAAAAG GAAACACTTTAGAACGGAACTGCCTATCAACACTTCCTCCACCAGAGCAGGATGTTTGTACCAGCGAAGATAGTTCCTGTATTACTTGCAGCGATGCTGGTTGTAATATAGATCGCTTGCTCAAGTGTGTCCAGTGCAAGAAGTCAGACAATATTGAATGTATTGATTTGGTCATAAGTAGCACTTTGAAGTCAACGTTTTGCCCAAAGTTCCTACCCGATGCACGATGCTTTTCGAGGATTCTTGCAGATGATCTTGAGCGAGGCTGCAGCTCAGATTCCACAGCTATATGTGAAGGAAACAATCGTTGCCTTTCGTGTGATACGGATGGTTGTAACGTGGAATCGGAAACATACCTAAACAATGTTGCGGCATGCTTTCGATGCACCTCAAACAATGGTGACAGTGTGGATTGTGATGAAGTTTTTCTTGCAGCAGAGGAGTGTGATCGACTGGAGGATAGCTGTTTCACGCGTGTACAAG GAGACATATTAGAGCGGAACTGTTTGTCAACTCTTGCTGAGGAAGATCAGCAAAAGTGTCTCAACGAAGGAGATACGTCTTGTTACAGCTGCAGTGGTCATGGTTGCAATCAGTATCCAAGGCTTAGGTGCTTTCGTTGTTCAAGTGTGCTGGATCCTCGTTGTGCTGCTCTGGAGGAAACTGATCTTAGTTCTACATTTTGCGATAGTTTCTTGCCAGATGATCGGTGTTACGCAAGAATTGTTGATCAAAAAGTCGAGCGGGGCTGTGAGGTTGACCTGCACAACAACGGGGAAGACGTTTGTGCAGGAGATCCGATGTGCTTCGCTTGTCACAGTAGTGGTTGCAATGATGTAGACGAGAGTGAGCTGAAAAGCATGGCCAGATGTATCACCTGTAGTTCGGATAGAGATGGAGAAGAGTGCGATAAAGCGGCAATAGAAGCGGAACGCTGTGATCGGTTGGATGACGTATGCTTCACGAGAGTTATAG ACGAGAACCTGGAAAGAGGATGTCTTTCGACGTTGGTAGGAAACGAGCAGACCAACTGTCGTGATGAGGCTGATACTACGTGTATTACATGCCAATCCCCTTCCTGCAACAATCAGCTATGGTTAAAGTGCTTAAACTGTAAAAAATCCGACAATCCTGGTTGTAGCgatccagtttctgtttctgaGCACCAAGAGTTTGCCTCATTCTGTACtaaatttgatgaaaatgcCGCTTGTTATGCTAGAATTACTGGAGAAGATCTCGACAGGGGCTGTTCTGTGGAATTGTCTAATCCGAGTGAGGTCTGCAAGGATACTGTAGCCTGTGAGACTTGTACTACTGATAGCTGCAATGTACAATCGGAAGAATCTCTTATGAGTTTCAGCAAATGCGTTCAGTGCACATCGGGCGATGTGAGCAATGATTGTAATGATCAGCTCCCGGAGTCAACAAAATGTCCAGAAAAGAGTGATAAATGTTTCACCCGAGTATTTG ATGGCATATTAACACGAAACTGTCTCTCGCTTTTGGAAGCTACTGAACAGCTGAAGTGCACCGACCCTGAAGATCTTTCCTGTATCGTATGCGAAACACCTGGATGCAATCAAAATCGTTGGACCAAGTGTCATCAGTGTGATCAATCCAGCTCGGATAGGTGCGAAAGTGAACAGAGTGAGGGTGATGCAGAGTTGTGCAAGTACTACAATGCGGACGAGGAATGTTACTCAAAGCTTGATCAAAACAACCAGCTTACTCGTGGATGTCTGTCGGATGTAGGCACGAAAGAGGAGCTTTGCGTCGATGCGAAATCTTGCATCACCTGCAAGGGAGACTCCTGCAATAAAGCACCCGAATCATCGTTAGTGCATGTCAAATGTCAACAATGTACGTCCACTGATGACGAGTGTTTGAATGGAACGATCCAGAGTAAACCGTGCCCTCTACAAGATGATCGTTGCTATACTACTGTAAACGGTG ATAAACTACTTGAAAGAGGGTGTCTGTCAATGCTGAGTGAGGGCATGCAAGCAATATGCACTGATGAATCGGATCAATCGTGCATCGTATGTTCGGAGGATGGATGTAACGAGCTTCAATGGACGAGGTGTTATCGTTGCAACAGTTCAGCGTCGGATGACAGCTGTGATCATAAACTTATGCCTGCTTTGGTGGAGTTTTGTCCATCTTATCACGAGAGTGCTTTGTGCTATGCAGCGATCGAAGAAGGATCAG TTACACGAGACTGCACGAACGAGGCGGCAAACATCTGCGATGGAAATAACCGTTGTGTGGCATGCAAGAACGTAGGATGTAATGATCTGCCGAAAGAGGAATTGAGTAGCGTACATACCTGTTATCAGTGTCGCTCGGATGTTGAAGACTGCGATCATCTGCAAGAGTACGTACACGAATGCAGTGAACGTTACGATCTTTGCTACACACGGGTTGATGATCAGCTTATCCTCCACCGGGGATGTTTGTCGGACATTGATGCCGTTGGGTGCGACAATAGTGAGCATTGTTTGAGTTGTCCTGATAAAAACTGCAATAATGCCCCGTGGGCAAAGTGTTTCCAGTGCAGTAATAGCACCAGTGAGAAGTGTTccgacaaacaaacattcgacGACAATCTGAAGTACTGTCAACAGTATGCGAGACATGGAGAATGTTACACCGTGATCGATCCAACGCAAT TTAGACGAGGTTGCTCATCAGACCTGGTTGATATGACGTGCGATGTTTCAGAGGATTGCGTTCCGTGCAAAGGCGATGGTTGCAATCGAAATTCTTTGAAAAGCTACTTGTATCCAGCCCACTGTTTGCGGTGCCACTCGGACATGCATATCGGTTGCATTAATGGGACTGCACCATCGGTGGCCTGCGAAGATCCGGACGATGTTTGCTTCTACCGGAGAGCCTCGACGAAAGCCATCTATCGTGGATGTTTGTCGGAGCTTACTGCCACCGACCAAAGGATATGCCAGAGTTCGACCAGCGTAGCCTGCCATACGTGCGATGCGAATGGTTGCAATACGCCCAAATGGCGAAGCTGTTATAAGTGCAGCAGCCTGGTGGATGGATCGTGTGCGCTTGCGCAAACGAACAATTCGTTCTTGGAGTTTTGCTTAAAAATTGACGACGATTGCTACGAAGATAACAACCAAGGGGAAA TACATCGAGGATGTGGTAGACACTATTGTGCCAATAAGAAGCTCTGTGTGGAGTGTACTTCGGATGCGTGCAACAGCCAGCCAGAAAGCACTCTGGAACCGGCTCGTTGTTTAGTTTGTGAATCCTCCGACCCTTTCTGTGCGAATGCCACTAGTATGGATCAGTACTGTCATTATCTAGATGAACTCTGCTACACCTTACTTCGTGCTG ATGGCATCCTCGAGCGAGGTTGCTTTTCAAAGGTCGACGAAAGCTACAAAAGCGCCTGCCTCAACGAAACGGATCCTTCCTGCATGTTGTGCAACGAGAGTTCGTGCAACCACGATCCATGGCTTCAGTGTGTACAGTGTCGATCATTGGAACTGGATCAGTACTGTTCCAGGGAAACAAGCCTGTTAAAATCACACTTTTGTCCACGGTTCCAACGCAATGATCGGTGCTTCGCAAAGGAAGTACAGGGAATAG TCATGCGAGGATGTCAATCAGACTTCAGCACCCAACTAGATCCATGTGAAGGATTGGACAAAAAGAACTGCTACACATGCAACTCGGATCATTGCAATGTTAAATCGCTAAACGGTGTAGATCGTTTAGCATCCCAAGAAAAGCTGACATTAGTCGTTCTAGTGTTGCTCCATGGATTCGCCATCTGGTACTAA